The Methanofervidicoccus abyssi genome includes the window CCCCCTTGAACCACTGTGAATCATTACCAATACCTGGTCCTTCTCAACACCGTATACCTTTGCAACTCTATCGTCAAATACCTCATCTACGTACTGAATCTCCAAGAAGTGGTTACCACTGCCTAAGGAACCTAACTGGGGCAGTCCTCTCTTCTTAGCACTGTCTGATACTAAGGAGGCATCAGCGTTCTTTATACATCCATTCTCTTCTATATACTTAACATCCTTCTTCCATCCATACCCATTTTTAATTGCCCAGTAAACACCTTCCTCGAGTACATCATCTATCTCTCCCATACTTAACTTTATCTTCCCTTTACTCCCTAAACCTGATGGTATGTTTCTAAAGAGAGTTTTAACTAACTCCTTTATAAAGGGCTGAACCTCTTCTCTTGTAAGATTCGTCCTTATAAGCCTAACACCACAGTTTATATCGAAACCTACTCCCCCTGGACTTATTACACCATCCTCCTCATCAAATGCTGCGACTCCACCTATACAGAACCCATAACCGTAGTGACAGTCTGGCATAGCCAGGGAGTACTTCTGAATTCCAGGAAGACAGGCTACATTTGCCACCTGCTCCAAAACTTCCTTCTCCAACTGTTCAACAAGTTTATCGTTTAGATATAACCTTCCAGGAACCAACATACATCCTTTATAATTCTTCGGAAGTTGCCAGATATATTCATCGATTTTAACTAATATGTCTTCCAAGGTATCACCTTAATTTTTTTAATTTTAAATTAATGTAACCATAACTGTATAAAAAGATAAAAATAAATAAAAAATCCTAAGATAATTAATAATAATGGGAAATATATGAAGATCTTTTCTGAACACTGGAATAAAGAAACTGTATTAGAGGTATTCAGAGAACCGTCTTCCTCCAATCTTCAGGGGGGGATATAACTGTTCTTTTATTTTCTAACGACCATTTTTTATTATTAATTATTTTTTAAAATTATTTTTTCTAAATATTTATGACTTCTAGTGGGAACAGAGGTTAAATATCAGAAAGTTAAATATTTTTAAGGTTTATCAAAAAACTTTCATCATCGTATATTGTAGTCGTAGTAATATTCCTCTACAAACCATAGTATGTTGTACTTCTTCGCCAGGACAAATAACTTCTCTACAACTTCCCTGTTCCCTCTCTCGAATATCTCATGGAGTATCATATCCAACATATCGTATAGTTCTTCGTCCTCAAAATAAGAAGAAGATAGTATATCTTCCAAAAGTTTAAGTAATTCTTCATCCTTGGAGTTTTTTAAAAACCTATTCCTTAGAAATGATTTAAAGGTATAGATATTTTTCCTCTCGTATGGAATAAGTTTTAAAATAGAACGACCTTCCTCTAAGAGATTGCTGTCCTTCTTAATAATTACTTTCCATAGGTTGTATTCTACAACTACATTCCTTAAGATCTCCAATATTTCTTCTTTCGATTTCTTTTTCAAATCTTCAAATATCTTATCTCCATCTACATAATCATTGTTTAAAAAAGCCTCTATAAGAGCATAGGCATGTTTGCAGTTGTATCTATAGGAACAGGAACAGGTACCTGAATAATCCTTCAAATCTACAACAGTATTGTAGAGTTCTCCACCCAATACTTTACCGTATAGTTTGTTACCAAACTTTACACAGTATTTTACCAAGTTGTTTCTATAATAGTTTCTACCTCTCTCTCTTATCTTACTTTCATATATCCATTTATACTTCATAGTATAACCATAATAAAATTTTTATAATATAAATAATTTTTTATTAAATAAAATTAAACTTATGAAATATAATAATACTTTGTTATATAATCTCTTTTTTAATTCTATTATACTTTAATCGGACCTAAATTGGAGGGCTAAATATGTGTGGCATTATTGGATTTATAAGTAGAAAGAAGAGGTTGATAAGAGGAGATAAGATAGCGATAGCATTAGATAGTTTAAAGGAGAGGGGAAATGGACAAGGTTCAGGATACGTAGGTTATGGAATTTATCCAGAATATAAGGATTACTATGCCTTACATGTTTTCTTAAAGAACATCCCTACTTACCATCAGATAATAGATAAGATAAAAAATATACTGAGTAAATATGGGGTTGTAGTCAAGGATGAAGAGATCCCGGTAAAGGAAGGGGTTTTAAAAAAGGAGTTTATACCTTGGAGGTTCTTCTACGACTTTCACGACTCCTACAAGGATATTGAAAACGATCTAATGGTAAATATAGTTATGGAGATAAACGACAGGGTTAATGGAGCCTTTGTATTCTCCAGTGGTAAGAACTTAGGTGTCTTCAAGGCTACAGGATGGCCTAAGGAAGTGGCAGAATTCTACAGGTTGGATGAGTACGAGGGTTATATGTGGCTGGCTCATGCAAGGTATCCTACAAACACGAGAGGTTGGTGGGGAGGCGCCCATCCTTTCAATATACTCAACTGGTCTGTTGTACATAATGGGGAAATAACAAGTTACGGCACAAATAAGAGGTATGTGGAGAGTTTCGGTTATAAGTGTAAGATGTTCACAGATACAGAGGTTGTGGCCTATATCTTCGACCTTCTCATTAGGAAACATAAACTACCTGTGGAGTACGCCCTAAGTGCCATAGCACCTAAGTTCTGGGATGAGATAGATAGGATGGATGAGGAGGAGAGGAGGATACATGAAGCAATAAGGATGACCTACGGTCCGGCAGCTCTAAATGGACCCTTCGCTATAGTGGTTGGTACCCATGAAGGAATGATATTTATGAATGGAGATATAGAGAAAAACAATACCATGATAGGACTTACGGATAGAATAAAACTTAGACCTCTTGTAGCCGCTGAGAAGGATGATTTAGTATTTGTATCCAGTGAGGAAGCTGCCATAAGAAGAATATGTCCTGAATTAGATAAAGTGGAGATGCCTAATGCTGGGTCTCCTGTAATCGTTAGAATAGAGTAAAGAGTAGAATATAGAGGAGGAGTGTAAAATGATACCCTCAGCAGTTCCACCAAAGTACAAGGTAGAAATAGATAGAGATAGGTGTATGCTCTGTGGGAGATGTGTAGAGGAATGTTCCTGGGGAGTTTATAGAAAGGAAAAGGATAGAATAGTCATATACTCCAATAGATGTGGAGCCTGTCAGAGATGTATAGTTATGTGTCCAAGAGATGCTATAACGGTAAGGAAAAATACAACATGTTGGAGAGATCACCCACTTTGGACAGCAGAAGTAAGGGAAGACATTATAAATCAATCTAAGACTGGCTGCGTATTACTAAGTGGTATGGGAAATGCTAAGGAGTATCCAACCTATTTCGACCGTATAGTCCTAGATGCCTGTCAGGTGACCAACCCATCTATAGATCCCCTTCGAGAACCTATGGAATTGAGAACTTATATAGGAAAGAAACCAAAAAAGTTAGAGTTTGAATTTGTAGAGGAGGAAATAGACGGTAAAAAAATTAAGAAAGCTAAGTTAAAAACTAAAATAGCACCTAATTTAAAGTTGGAGACACCTATCATGATAGCACATATGTCCTATGGGGCCCTGTCTTTAAATGCTCATTTAGCAATGGCAAAGGCTGTTAAGGAGTGTGGAACCTACATGGGTTCTGGAGAAGGGGGTCTCCATAAGGCACTCTATCCATATGCAGATCATATAATTACTCAGGTGGCAAGCGGTAGGTTCGGGGTAAATGTGGATTACTTAAACAGAGGAGCTGCAATTGAGATAAAGATAGGACAAGGTTCAAAACCTGGAATAGGAGGCCATCTACCGGGAGAGAAGGTAACTGCAGAGGTTTCTATGACAAGGATGATCCCTGAAGGTACTGATGCCATATCTCCAGCCCCACACCACGATATCTACTCTATAGAAGATTTGGCACAGTTGGTAAGGAGTTTGAAGGAGGCAACAAGATGGAAGAAACCTGTCTTTGTAAAGATTGCAGCAGTACATAACGTAGCAGCTATTGCAAATGGTATTGCAACATCAGATGCAGATGCAGTTGTAATAGATGGATTTAAGGGAGGTACAGGAGCAGCTCCAAAGGTATTCAGAGATCATGTTGGGATACCTATAGAGATGGCAATTGCAGCAGTTGATGAAAGACTTAGGGAAGAAGGTGTTAGAAACGAGGTGAGTATTATAGCCAGTGGAGGTATTAGGAACTCTGCAGATGTGTTTAAGGCTATAGCCCTTGGAGCGGATGCAGTATATATTGGAACTGCAGCTATGGTGGCCTTAGGTTGTAGAGTATGTGGTAGATGCTACACTGGACAGTGTGCCTGGGGTATTGCAACACAGAGACCTGAGTTAGTTAACAGGTTAGATATTGAGGAAGGAGCTAGGAGAGTGGCAAACCTTATAAAGGCCTGGACTCTCGAGATCAAGGAGTTACTTGGAGCGGCTGGAATTAATTCTATAGAGAGTTTAAGAGGAAATAGGGATAGATTAAGAGGTATTGGGTTAAATGAGGTGGAGTTAAAGGCTTTAGGGATCAAACACGTTGGATTTTAGATAAACAATAATTATAACAATTACTGTTATAATAAAAACAGTTACAATTGGAATCAGTTGTAAAAAGAGATTCTTCAGGATATTAAACCACTCAATATTAACTAATCTTGCTGTTTAAGGTTTTAATCTCTATCTTTTAACAGGTGAATAAAAAATAAGTGAATAAAAAATAAGTCTATAGAATATTTTTTAAAATATCTTTTAATTTTTTAATTTTTTAAGGTGAAATCATGGGGAATGAGGAGATAGTAGTAATAGACGCCAAGGACATGAATTACAGGGAGTTAAATGAAAAAATCCATGAAGTTCTGAATAAAAACCCCAACATAAAAAAGATAGTCTTAAAAAATGTTTTAGGACAGAGATACATAGGAAACGGTATCCAAAAGAGGGGTCTAACCATTGAGGTCTACGGAGTACCTGGGGGAGATCTTGGGATGTTCATGAGTGGTCCTACTATTATAGTCTACGGTAATACAGAACATGCTCCTGGGAACACCATGGATGACGGTAAGATTATAATCCACGGAAGTGGGGGAGACGTAACTGGACACTCTATGAGAGGAGGAAAGATATTTGTAAGGGATGATGTGGGTTATAGAAGTGGTATCCATATGAAGGAGTATAAGGATAAGTTTCCAGTACTGGTTATAGGTGGTAGGGCTAAAGATTTCTTGGGAGAGTATATGGCAGGAGGCATGATATTGGTGCTGAATATAGATAGAGAAGGTAAAGACCTTGGAAAGATTGAGGGGAGGATGATAGGGACAGGTATCCATGGAGGTAGTATTTATATAAGGGGAGAAGTGGATGGGTTCCAACTTGGTGTAGCGGCAGATATTAAGGAATTTACAGAAGAGGATAGAGAGAAAATAAAGAAGTATATAGAGGAGTTCTGTAATTATTTCAACCTAAATGAAGATATAAGGGAGAAATTGATTAACTCGGAATACACGAAGATAGCACCAGTATCTAAGAGACCTTTTGGAAAGTTATACACTCACGATTTAAGATAAAAGATAAAGGTGGAAGGAATGAAGTCCTACTTGAACTTAAAGGAGGAAGTGTGGGATAGAAACATATGTTCAGGATGTGGGGCCTGTGTTTCAGTATGCCCTGTGGATAACATATACTTCAAGGAGGAGAGTCCTGTAAAGTTTGTATGTGATGAATGTGCCTGTATTATAGAACCTGTGGAGGGTATTGAACATCCAGTATCTGCAGAGTTCTGTAAAACTACACTCTACGATGTAAGATGTGGAGCCTGCTACGACGCCTGTCCAAGGACAGAGAAAGCCCGTATCTCAGATACTGAACCTGGTTTAGGTAGGATACTGAAAAAATATAGGGTCAAGGCAAAGATAGATGTAAAGAACGCCCAAAATGGAGGGGTGGTAACTGCAATACTTACCAACGCCTTTGAGGAGGGACTTATAGATGGGGCATTAGTTATGAAGGAGGATAAATGGACATTAGAACCAGAACCCTATCTTGCCACCTCAAAGGAAGAAGTTATAGAATCTGCAGGGAGTAAGTACAGCTGGAACGTCCCTATACTTAAAACCCTTAAGGATGCAGTGATGAATAAAAAACTGAGGAGAATAGCGGTAGTAGGAACTCCCTGTGTAATGGATGCCATATATCAGATAATGTCTTCAAATAACGATCTACTTAGACCTTTCAAAAATGCCATAAGACTGAAGATAGGACTATTCTGTTTTGAGACTTACGACTATGATAAGATGATAAAGATACTTGAGGAAAGAAATATCAATCCTTGGACAGTGAGGAAGATGGAGATAGTAAGGGGGGAGTTGAGAGTTACACTTATAAATGGGGATACTGTTAGATTCAGCTTGAAAGATATAGAACATGCAGTTAGAGTAGGTTGTAAAGTTTGTAGAGATTTCACAGGAGTTACTGCAGATATCTCTGTAGGAAACGTAGGGACACCCCTTGGATACTCCACTGTACTTGTAAGAACACCTTGGGGCGAGGGATTTATAGATAGAGCATATAGAAATGGGTATATTTCTATAGAGGGAGACGTAAATTTAGATGCTATCAGAAAACTTTTGGAGTTAAAGAAAAAAAGAAAGACTGTGTAGATTTTCGATCTAATTTTATATTGGAAACTTTAAAGATTTCCCTAATATCTCAATATCTCCTATTTCTTTCGAAGATCCTAATTTCTATCAAGTAGTAGTTAAAGTTAAAAAAATAATTATGATAATATATTAAAAATTAATAATAATAGTGAATAATAAAAAATTATTTCAATAATTTTGAATTATATGAGATTGAGGAAAATCAGCAATGAGTTGATTTTTCATGTTGAGAAGAAGGATTGTCTCTTAACACTCGAAGAATACTACCTTATACCTTTTTAACCAATCCCTTTAGATACACTATAGGTACATGTATTATATATCCCAACATCCCTAAGAAACATATCCCTAAACCTGTAACCTTTGCAACATTTAAATACTCTTCTGTTGTAGGTTTCCTCAGTACCATCAGCACCCTTTTGCACTGATTTAGGAAGGATTTCAATCTTTCTATTTTTTCTTCTATCTCTATTTTCCCTTTCATATCATCCCCCATTTAGATACTAGGAAGTATATCGATAACTACTGGTTTTTTACCCTTTGGTGTGCTAAATGGTGCTATTTCAGTGGATTTAGTACCTGTAATTATAAGTAATACTTTGATAGTATTCTCCGCATTTTCATCAATTGTAGTACCCCAAATTATAGTAGCATTCTCATCTAATCTCTCTGTAACTGTTGAGACTATTTCCTTAGCTTCCTCTACACTCATATCCTTTGGCCCTGTAATATGTATCAGTGCACCTTTAGCCCCATCTACCTCCACACAGAGGAGAGGACTGTTCAACGCCATATTTATAGCTTCTTTAGCCCTGTTCTCGGAATCACTCTCTCCTATACCTATCATTGCTATACCGCCGTTACTCATCACAGCCTTTACATCTGCAAAGTCTAGATGAATATCACCAACGTTCTGCACAAGATCTATCATACCTTTTACAGAGTTAATGAGGATCTCGTCAGCAACCTTAAATGCCACTCTCAGAGGTACATTTGGAACTATCTCTAGGAGTTTGTCATTTGGGATTATAACTATGGTATCTGCTACTTTTTTCAACTTCTCCAGTCCCTGTATAGCGTTGTTCATTCTGATCTTTCCCTCCATGGAGAAAGGTAAGGTAACCACTGCAACAGTTAAGGCCCCTAACTTCCTCGATATCTCTGCCACTATTGGAGCAGATCCTGTTCCAGTACCTCCACCTAGCCCACAAGTTATAAATACCATGTCAGAGTCCTGTATAGCCTTTTTAATATCCTCAGCATTTTCCTTGGCAGCCTCTTCCCCCTTCACAGGATCTCCACCAGCACCCAACCCCCTTGTAAGGTTTTTACCTATGAGAACCTTTACATCTGCCTTTGTCTTTATAAGTTGTTGGGCATCGGTATTTATAGCAACAGTTTTTATCCCTTCTATCTTCTCCTTTGCTAGTCTATTTAAGGCGTTATTCCCTGCACCTCCACAACCTACTACAGTTATTTTAATCTTAGACTTCTCGATAAATTCCAAAAGTTCTTTATCAACTTCCGACATTTCCATATCTTCTTCTATAGGTTCAATCCCTTCCTCAACTATACCCTTTAAAAACTTCAAAGTATTACCTCCTGCTACTTTTTTATCTGATTATTTTTAACATTTAATTTATTAATCTTTTGATAAGATTACTATATAAATTATTGAGAATAATAATAATTGGCGATCTATAAAGAATTATATTATATGATATTATATCATAATTTATATATTTTTATATTTATGAGGTGGGTTAAATGATATCATCCAAAGCAAGAGAAAAGGCTAAAAGGAAGATTATAGAAGTTGCCAACAGTATGTACGATCTTATATTAAAGGGAAAGAGACCAAAACTCAAAATACCTATTAGAAGTTTAAGTAATGCAAAGTTTGATAGAGAAAAAGGCACCTTTGTACTGCTGGGAAAGGAGAAAGAGAGGACTTTAACAGTCAATCAGGCAAAGGTCTTTGCACAAACTATTAAAATGATGGAATTTGCAAAGGAACTCTTAGATAATAACGACTTTTCAACTCTAAGGGAGGCGTATTACGTTTCAAAGAACTGGGGGGAAGCGAGATTTGATGATCAACAGCCATCTAACGAGGTTATAGAGGATCTCGAGGCTGCACTTGGGTGTCTAAGGGAGGAGTTGGGATTTATTCCAGAGGAAGATGGTTCTGCAGTGGTAGGCCCCTTGAAGATAGTGGATAGGACTGTAGAAGGTGAAGAGTTGAAGGTAGACTGTAGAAAGTTAGGTAGTGGTGCCTACAACATTCCCAATGATGTTACAAGGTTGGAGTTTGAGACAGATGCAGATTTTATACTTGCAATAGAGACTGCAGGTATGTTTGCCAGATTAAACGCTGAAAAATTCTGGAAGAAGAAGAATTGTATCTTAGTATCTTTAAAGGGAGTCCCTGCAAGAGCTACTAGGAGATTTATAAAGAGATTAAATGAAGAACATGGTCTTCCAGTCCTAGTATTCACAGATGGAGATCCCTATGGGTATCTAAACATCTATAGAACATTGAAGGTAGGGAGTGGTAAGGCCGTCCATCTTGCAGAGAAGCTGGCTGTCCCAAGTGCCAGGTTGATAGGAGTTACACCTCAAGATATAGTGGATTACGATTTACCAACACATCCCTTGAAGGAACAGGATATAAAGAGGTTGAAAGACGGGTTAAAGAATGATGACTTTGTAAAGAGTTTCCCCGAGTGGCAGAAGGCACTTAATCAGATGTTGATGATGAAGAAAAGGGCTGAACAGCAGTCTCTCGCTAAGTATGGTTTAAAGTACGTTGTTAATGAGTACCTCCCAGCGAAGATAGAAGATCCGAAGAGTTGGCTACCTTAGGGAAAATAATAAAATTCTTTATTTACTTATATATAATTTTAATTGAATTTTGGCTAATAATTATTTAAAAAATTATTATAATAAAAATAATATAGAATAAGATCTCTCTAAACAGAATGAATCTTTTTTCTAGCTATTCCTGACCACTGGAGAGTAAAAGTGAATTCTGAATTTTACTAAACCACTGACAAAGATGGGTATTTCTATTATTCATGTCATGAATTTTAATCCTCAGATATAGGTAGTCCTGTTAATTTTATACTATATCCATACTCCTTAGTATTCCTTCCTGCGAGCATATCTACAATTGAGGGGTATTGCTCTAAAGGATCTTCTACAAAATATGGGTTATAACTAACTCCTTCTCCGTAATGAGTTCCATAGGCTCTATCTGGTGAGATGTAGATTAGTGGGTATATCCTTGTAATTTTTCCACTGACATATACTTTAGGTTCTATAGGTGCATACTTTCTAACTCTGAAGTTATCGAAGTATACGTACTGATGACTGTCATTATGGTCTCCCCAAGAGGTACCAAGTTCAAAGCGTCTTCCATAGGGGTTGGTTATTATTGTATCTATCATCCATGGGTTTTCAATATTGTATTTTATATAGTCTTCTAGAGGAGTATATGTCCCCTTTACTTCTTTTACCTTAATTCCATTTACTTCCTTTTCAGTAATAAGGATCTTTATAAGGTACCAAGTTCCTCTTTCGGGTGATGTGATGTTGTTATAATCTACTCTTGTTCTATAGATATACTTAATGTCATAGGGATAGGGATATTCCTCACATACCATTACTTCTCGAGATATTTGAGCTACTTGTGTCCAATATAAATCTATATAATCTGACCATAGTGCGCTCCATACGCCCCTTCGTCTTCCATATCCTTCCCCTAGATCAAACCTACCCCCTAGATCAAAGGTATAGAATGCATCTGGGTGGACAGTAAGCAACCAATAGTATTGAGGGTCTGCAAAATACCCCACCATTATATTTGGAGCTTGAGAAGAGGTATAATCATTATCCCCCCTTGCAACAACCTCTATTATATAACTACTCAAATTTGTATAGTTTGTGGAAATTATTCTTGCAACTGGAGGAGCATCTTCACATTCTATTACCTGTCTATTATATAGATCGTTATATAGAGGATAATTGCTGTTATTAAATCTCCAGCTCCCATAAAGAATATTCCACTTGGTACCTGAACTGTTTTCAAAATCATCAAATAACTCAAATACCGAATCTCCATTACTCTCCGATATTTTTGGATAGGTGGATGCTAAGTATATGGTAGTATTTTTGTGAGCTTTTAATTCCGGGACTTTTATCCATATAATAGCCTTGTCGTTTTTAATACCGTCATTTGTATAGTTCCAATACTCTATCCAATAAGGTATATAGGTATTATTATATACAAATCTTAACCCTGTACCATTTGGATCTATAGAAAAAATAAAATTACTGTTGTTTAGGGTAATATTAACCTGAAAATCTTTTAAATCGTAGTTATTAGGATTGTATATATATATCGGCATAATATATGTAGGTTTTCGATAGTGGTATGCATCCAGTATAGTTTTTACAGTGACATATTGGGAAGAGTTTATATTTTCTGTTTTATTTATGGTCCCATTGTAGGAGAGAGTATAGTTAAAGATATAAGATATTTTAAATGTAAATCCATCAACCATGGTAATATTAGTTATATGGAAAAAATATGTAAAGTTATATCCTTGATCACTGTAATATCTACTAATATTATCTAAATAATTATTTATACAATTCTCCGTATTATTTTCTAAGTATTCAATAACCTCTTCAGGACTGTCGAAAAATCCTTCATTGGCAACTTTTAAACTGGCATTATTCAACACCTTACTGAATACGGACGATATTGAAGAAGACACCACATGCTCTATAGAAGAAGACTTTAAATCAACAGATGTAGCCCTCATCTCTTCTATTATCTGTCTTCTTTGGAAATCGATAGTATTATAAAAAAGTGCTGCAGTTAGTAGTAGTAAAAGAGCCAATATAAGCATACTCTGGGAAGTATACATATTAACCACCGTAGATTAAGGTAATATTAATAGGATCACTTGATCTAACGTAATATACGGCTCTTTTAAGAGGGTATTTAAAATTATTTAAATAATCATACGTCTCATTCTCACTTAGAAAGTGTCTGTCTGTTAAATTGAGTGTAGTGCTGTCTCCATATATGCCGTACCACCCCTCTGTTCTATTCAATACTACAACTGTAGATACTATAACTAAATCTTTGTTACTTAGATCTCCCTCCGATATATTATAGCCTCCAATACGTAGAATGTAATTATCTAGATTAATCCTGTTTTTCAATATATTCTCCGCTATATATCCATAACCGTTATTTATAAGGAGTATAGCAGATTCCAAAGTGCCATCAGATACAAGGGATTTTAACTGATCACTTGCCTTATCGTATAGAATATTCATCCTAACAGCTTCGGTATAACTACCTATATGTTCTTCCATAGAGAGAGTAAAGAACCCCATTCCAACAATAAGAATAATCACTCCTAACATTACATCACTGTCAAAAATCATAACTATCCCCTAATTCCTCAGAGGTATGACACAGGATATATTTGCAGGTCTTAACACCAATACGTATATTGTAGAAGGTTGAGTGTATCTAATATACAAAGTTATAGGTACATCTCTGGATATATTTAATATTTTTATTTCGTTGGGTTGATAACTGTAGGTATTTATAACCTTTCCAAAACCACTTATCCTTGGAGTACTATTAATTTCCATTTCAAATGGAACCCCATTAACAGAAATTGTTACATTTACAGATTCTGGAGCAGAAATATTGATATATTCTAATTTAGAAGACACATTAGTGCCAAAATATAATACTTCCCCTATAGATATATCTTCAGATATATCGGTACTACTATTATATTTCCACATTTCTACAGGTACCAACAGATTCTTTGTTTTAACGTAAATATTACCAAAATTTTGTATTTGTGTAGGGATAGACATATCTGTTATATTTACGTTAGATATTATATTTGGAACATTTCTAAAGTAATAGATAACATTTGAAAAGTAATAGGCAGCATTTGAATATGGATCAAAGGTCCCTGGAATAGTTTCTCTTGAGGTATAATACATTTCCCTTACTCTATCAACAAATCTTAAATAATCTGGAACATAGGAATCTGATGGAAACTCATAATCCTTAAATATTTTATCAGCTATGAGATTACTCTTTTCAAAGGCTTCAATATTCCTTTTCTCTTCGTGAAATGTTAAGATGTTATAAGTAATAGTAAAGTATCCAACGTAAAAGATAAGAAGTACAGCCATAACTGCTACAATAGCTTCAAAGGTAAATATATATCCCTTATTTGATTTCAACTTAGATAGTCCTACCATACACATCTCCTTCTTAATGATCAATAATAAAAATAATCAAATATTAACAATATCTTATTATCTCAAATGATATTTATAAAGGTTATATCTAAAAATTAATAGTAAATGATAATAAATATAAAAATAACGCATAAAATAGTAGATCTTCTGTTAATTCTCTAAATCCTCAAAATTCCCTCTCCAATTTAATATACTTTATTTTCTCTACGTTGTACTTCTGTTCAAACTCTTCCTCCTTTATCCGCTCTCCAGTGATCATATAAACTACCCTATCTCCAATAGATGCTATTATATCTCCACTTCTCTCCAAGTACTTGGCCATGAATATAGTTTCAGTAGCCATGGTAATATTTCTCGGATCTTCAATGATATAACTGATCATCTCTCTGTAAAGTTGTTCGTAGAGTTTATCTATCTTTTTATCTCGTGCATATACGTCCCTGGCCAACTTCTCATCTCTATTTTTAAATGCCTGGAGAGCATCCCACAACATTTCTCCAAGGCGCTCCGTCATAGTTATTACAATCTCATTCTCCCTCTTAATGTTTAACTTAGATCTTAGAGTGATATC containing:
- a CDS encoding SWIM zinc finger family protein, which gives rise to MKYKWIYESKIRERGRNYYRNNLVKYCVKFGNKLYGKVLGGELYNTVVDLKDYSGTCSCSYRYNCKHAYALIEAFLNNDYVDGDKIFEDLKKKSKEEILEILRNVVVEYNLWKVIIKKDSNLLEEGRSILKLIPYERKNIYTFKSFLRNRFLKNSKDEELLKLLEDILSSSYFEDEELYDMLDMILHEIFERGNREVVEKLFVLAKKYNILWFVEEYYYDYNIR
- a CDS encoding class II glutamine amidotransferase, coding for MCGIIGFISRKKRLIRGDKIAIALDSLKERGNGQGSGYVGYGIYPEYKDYYALHVFLKNIPTYHQIIDKIKNILSKYGVVVKDEEIPVKEGVLKKEFIPWRFFYDFHDSYKDIENDLMVNIVMEINDRVNGAFVFSSGKNLGVFKATGWPKEVAEFYRLDEYEGYMWLAHARYPTNTRGWWGGAHPFNILNWSVVHNGEITSYGTNKRYVESFGYKCKMFTDTEVVAYIFDLLIRKHKLPVEYALSAIAPKFWDEIDRMDEEERRIHEAIRMTYGPAALNGPFAIVVGTHEGMIFMNGDIEKNNTMIGLTDRIKLRPLVAAEKDDLVFVSSEEAAIRRICPELDKVEMPNAGSPVIVRIE
- a CDS encoding glutamate synthase-related protein; translated protein: MIPSAVPPKYKVEIDRDRCMLCGRCVEECSWGVYRKEKDRIVIYSNRCGACQRCIVMCPRDAITVRKNTTCWRDHPLWTAEVREDIINQSKTGCVLLSGMGNAKEYPTYFDRIVLDACQVTNPSIDPLREPMELRTYIGKKPKKLEFEFVEEEIDGKKIKKAKLKTKIAPNLKLETPIMIAHMSYGALSLNAHLAMAKAVKECGTYMGSGEGGLHKALYPYADHIITQVASGRFGVNVDYLNRGAAIEIKIGQGSKPGIGGHLPGEKVTAEVSMTRMIPEGTDAISPAPHHDIYSIEDLAQLVRSLKEATRWKKPVFVKIAAVHNVAAIANGIATSDADAVVIDGFKGGTGAAPKVFRDHVGIPIEMAIAAVDERLREEGVRNEVSIIASGGIRNSADVFKAIALGADAVYIGTAAMVALGCRVCGRCYTGQCAWGIATQRPELVNRLDIEEGARRVANLIKAWTLEIKELLGAAGINSIESLRGNRDRLRGIGLNEVELKALGIKHVGF
- a CDS encoding GltB/FmdC/FwdC-like GXGXG domain-containing protein; protein product: MGNEEIVVIDAKDMNYRELNEKIHEVLNKNPNIKKIVLKNVLGQRYIGNGIQKRGLTIEVYGVPGGDLGMFMSGPTIIVYGNTEHAPGNTMDDGKIIIHGSGGDVTGHSMRGGKIFVRDDVGYRSGIHMKEYKDKFPVLVIGGRAKDFLGEYMAGGMILVLNIDREGKDLGKIEGRMIGTGIHGGSIYIRGEVDGFQLGVAADIKEFTEEDREKIKKYIEEFCNYFNLNEDIREKLINSEYTKIAPVSKRPFGKLYTHDLR
- a CDS encoding Coenzyme F420 hydrogenase/dehydrogenase, beta subunit C-terminal domain — translated: MKSYLNLKEEVWDRNICSGCGACVSVCPVDNIYFKEESPVKFVCDECACIIEPVEGIEHPVSAEFCKTTLYDVRCGACYDACPRTEKARISDTEPGLGRILKKYRVKAKIDVKNAQNGGVVTAILTNAFEEGLIDGALVMKEDKWTLEPEPYLATSKEEVIESAGSKYSWNVPILKTLKDAVMNKKLRRIAVVGTPCVMDAIYQIMSSNNDLLRPFKNAIRLKIGLFCFETYDYDKMIKILEERNINPWTVRKMEIVRGELRVTLINGDTVRFSLKDIEHAVRVGCKVCRDFTGVTADISVGNVGTPLGYSTVLVRTPWGEGFIDRAYRNGYISIEGDVNLDAIRKLLELKKKRKTV
- a CDS encoding protein translocase SEC61 complex subunit gamma — translated: MKGKIEIEEKIERLKSFLNQCKRVLMVLRKPTTEEYLNVAKVTGLGICFLGMLGYIIHVPIVYLKGLVKKV
- the ftsZ gene encoding cell division protein FtsZ, with translation MKFLKGIVEEGIEPIEEDMEMSEVDKELLEFIEKSKIKITVVGCGGAGNNALNRLAKEKIEGIKTVAINTDAQQLIKTKADVKVLIGKNLTRGLGAGGDPVKGEEAAKENAEDIKKAIQDSDMVFITCGLGGGTGTGSAPIVAEISRKLGALTVAVVTLPFSMEGKIRMNNAIQGLEKLKKVADTIVIIPNDKLLEIVPNVPLRVAFKVADEILINSVKGMIDLVQNVGDIHLDFADVKAVMSNGGIAMIGIGESDSENRAKEAINMALNSPLLCVEVDGAKGALIHITGPKDMSVEEAKEIVSTVTERLDENATIIWGTTIDENAENTIKVLLIITGTKSTEIAPFSTPKGKKPVVIDILPSI